The genomic region ACGCAAAACCGTACCCGGCTTTTCCTAAACATTCTACGGACATGCCTCGTACGCTGTTGCTTGCCGATGACCACCAACTGTTTCTGGATGGGCTCCGTATTTTGCTGGACTGCCTCGACGGCTGGCAGGTCGTCGGAGAAGCGCATGATGGGCTGGAGGTGCTGGAGTTTGTGGATCGGCAGCCTGTCGATTGCATTTTGATGGACGTTCAGATGCCGAAAATGGGTGGCCTGGACACAACCCGACAGCTGAAAAAAGGCACTACGTCGCCGAAAATTATTGCCGTCAGCATGATGGGCGATTACAGCACCATCCGGCAGATGCTTCAGGCCGGAGCCGATGGCTACCTGGTGAAGAATACCGGAATCGCTGAGTTGCGGTATGCCCTCGAAATGGTTATGCAGGGGAATATTT from Tellurirhabdus rosea harbors:
- a CDS encoding response regulator: MPRTLLLADDHQLFLDGLRILLDCLDGWQVVGEAHDGLEVLEFVDRQPVDCILMDVQMPKMGGLDTTRQLKKGTTSPKIIAVSMMGDYSTIRQMLQAGADGYLVKNTGIAELRYALEMVMQGNIYLSPQLTAILYEGVAGRRNTSASLIEPLTQREKEVTALIIDGLTNEQIAERLFLSPLTINTHRKNILNKLGCRNTATLVKYVLENNLLKK